The Vicia villosa cultivar HV-30 ecotype Madison, WI linkage group LG1, Vvil1.0, whole genome shotgun sequence genome includes a region encoding these proteins:
- the LOC131643384 gene encoding zinc finger protein ZAT10-like encodes MALELQAMNSSPTQTPIPFPIFKNKPEKNLEQHEHDSLVNKKKRSKRPRISNPPTEEEYLALCLIMLAQGNTNNNTNKTRSLRETESSSSQSQQQQQQDQTSPPPPPPPVKLNHRCTVCNKAFPSYQALGGHKASHRKSSLENQSTTVNDIATTTVSSLTTTTGKMHECSICHKSFPTGQALGGHKRCHYEGGINHNTTSNNNHNISNSNANANTSSNITISDVTAASSSISHRGFDLNLPAPLTEFWSPLTLGGGDSKKTKLNVNLAGNDEQEVESPLPVTAKRPRLFSDKDDDETV; translated from the coding sequence ATGGCTTTAGAGTTACAAGCTATGAATTCATCTCCTACCCAAACTCCTATTCCATTCCCAATCTTCAAAAACAAACCAGAGAAGAATCTTGAGCAGCACGAACACGACTCTTTGGTTAATAAGAAGAAACGATCAAAACGACCGCGGATTAGTAATCCACCCACCGAAGAAGAGTATCTCGCTCTTTGTCTCATCATGCTCGCACAAGGgaacaccaacaacaacaccaacaagaCTCGATCTCTCCGCGAAactgaatcatcatcttcacaatCACAACAGCAACAACAGCAAGATCAAACATCTCCGCCACCGCCACCACCGCCTGTGAAGCTGAATCACAGGTGCACCGTCTGCAACAAAGCCTTCCCATCTTATCAAGCACTCGGCGGTCACAAAGCCAGCCACCGCAAATCATCATTAGAAAACCAATCCACCACCGTCAACGACATCGCAACCACCACCGTCTCATCTCTCACCACCACCACCGGAAAGATGCACGAGTGCTCCATCTGTCACAAGAGTTTCCCTACCGGTCAAGCTCTCGGTGGACACAAACGGTGCCACTACGAAGGcggtatcaaccacaacaccaccagcaacaacaatcacaatatcaGTAACAGCAACGCCAACGCTAATACCAGCAGCAACATCACAATCTCTGACGTTACCGCCGCGTCCTCCTCCATCAGCCACCGCGGCTTCGACCTCAACCTCCCCGCTCCTCTCACTGAATTCTGGTCTCCGTTAACACTCGGCGGTGGAGATTCCAAGAAGACCAAACTTAACGTCAATCTCGCCGGAAATGATGAACAAGAGGTCGAAAGTCCGTTGCCGGTAACCGCCAAACGGCCGCGTTTGTTTTCAGATAAAGACGATGACGAAACGGTGTAG